A window of the Synchiropus splendidus isolate RoL2022-P1 chromosome 6, RoL_Sspl_1.0, whole genome shotgun sequence genome harbors these coding sequences:
- the LOC128760531 gene encoding potassium voltage-gated channel subfamily A member 10 yields the protein MEVPLVNFENVDDVGINLGDPNDSGYPTSPTSETADNNLLTHPLTSPHGSPRRARRSHRYSQEKPSPSTPPTVTTKANSSSASLISNLKLLSNSESPTGSVFSKMVKDCYDNEDLFERHYGEEKDEKVIINISGLMFETQLSTLSRFPETLLGDPMKRINYFDPMRNEYFFDRNRPSFDGILYYYQSGGRIRRPANVPLDVFANEIVFFELGHEAMEQFREDEGFIKEPEVLLPSNDLQRQFWLLFEYPESSSAAKSVALVSVFVIVISIFIFCLETLPEFRDDNDFVPGVMQVINGTQIPAPRPPPKDFLSYLTDPFFVVETICIIWFCFEVAVRFVVCPSKSDFFNNIMNIIDIVSIIPYFVTLGTELATTPEDDMNSGQNMSLAILRIIRLVRVFRIFKLSRHSKGLQILGQTLKASMRELGLLIFFLFIGVILFSSAIYFAEVDEPQTQFVSIPDGFWWAVVTMTTVGYGDMCPITMGGKMVGTLCAIAGVLTIALPVPVIVSNFNYFYHRETEQEEKHMMDAAAEAAQKTSAANKYGSTPSLSKSNGTWQNEKNGIH from the coding sequence ATGGAGGTTCCGCTTGTCAactttgaaaatgttgatgatgtCGGGATCAATCTGGGTGACCCGAATGACTCAGGGTACCCGACGTCACCCACCTCCGAGACCGCGGACAATAATCTCTTAACCCACCCGTTGACGTCGCCTCATGGGTCTCCCCGAAGAGCACGGCGTAGCCACCGGTACAGTCAAGAAAAACCCTCACCATCCACTCCACCGACGGTCACCACCAAAGCCAATTCAAGCAGCGCCAGTCTGATTTCCAACCTCAAGCTGCTCAGCAACAGCGAGTCTCCCACTGGCAGCGTCTTCAGTAAAATGGTGAAGGATTGTTATGACAATGAAGACTTGTTTGAAAGGCACTACGGGgaagaaaaagatgagaaagtgATCATCAACATATCTGGTCTGATGTTCGAGACCCAGCTCAGCACACTAAGCAGGTTTCCCGAGACGCTGCTTGGGGATCCCATGAAAAGGATCAACTACTTTGACCCCATGAGAAATGAGTATTTTTTCGACCGAAACCGCCCGTCCTTTGATGGCATTCTGTACTACTACCAGTCAGGCGGCCGAATCCGCAGACCAGCCAATGTTCCCTTAGATGTTTTTGCAAATGAAATAGTTTTCTTCGAGTTGGGTCACGAAGCAATGGAGCAGTTTCGAGAAGATGAAGGTTTCATCAAAGAGCCAGAGGTTCTCTTGCCCAGTAATGATCTTCAGCGACAATTTTGGCTCCTCTTTGAGTACCCCGAGAGTTCCAGCGCGGCCAAATCTGTGGCTCTGGTTTCTGTGTTTGTCATCGTCATTTCGATCTTCATCTTTTGTCTTGAAACGCTTCCTGAGTTCAGGGACGACAACGATTTTGTGCCTGGAGTAATGCAAGTCATCAACGGAACGCAGATTCCAGCCCCCCGTCCTCCACCGAAAGACTTCCTTTCGTATCTTACCGATCCCTTTTTTGTGGTGGAGACTATCTGTATTATCTGGTTCTGCTTTGAGGTGGCTGTTCGCTTTGTCGTGTGCCCGAGCAAAAGTGACTTCTTCAATAACATCATGAATATCATTGACATTGTGTCAATAATTCCCTATTTTGTCACACTGGGGACGGAGCTGGCTACGACCCCTGAAGATGACATGAACTCGGGTCAGAACATGTCCCTGGCCATCCTGAGAATTATTCGTCTGGTGAGGGTATTCAGAATCTTCAAACTCTCCAGACACTCAAAAGGACTTCAGATTTTGGGGCAGACCTTGAAAGCTAGCATGCGTGAACTTGGGCTGCTCATCTTCTTCTTATTCATCGGTGTGATCCTTTTCTCAAGTGCCATCTACTTCGCAGAAGTGGATGAACCCCAGACACAGTTTGTCAGCATCCCAGATGGTTTTTGGTGGGCTGTGGTGACCATGACGACAGTGGGTTATGGCGACATGTGCCCCATCACCATGGGGGGGAAAATGGTTGGGACCCTTTGTGCCATTGCAGGTGTCCTGACCATCGCCTTGCCAGTTCCTGTTATTGTATCCAACTTTAACTATTTCTATCACCGTGAGACGGAGCAGGAAGAGAAGCACATGATGGACGCTGCGGCTGAGGCTGCTCAGAAAACATCTGCGGCGAACAAGTATGGAAGCACACCGTCACTCAGCAAAAGCAATGGCACATGGCAGAATGAGAAAAATGGCATACACTGA